DNA from Streptomyces sp. NBC_01260:
CGCGGGCGGGCGCATGCTGTGAGAAGGACCGGAATCCTCTTGCCCGACAAGGGGGCCCTGTGGGATCGAGGAACGAGGCGGGGCACACCGAGCGCCCCATGAGCGTTTCCCCCCTCGACAGCATCGCGGCGGCCCTGCTCGACGCCGAGGGCGGCATCTCATGGTGGTCGCGGGCCGCCCACGAGCTGCTCGGCTGGACCGGTCAGGAGGTGGCCCGCCATCCCGCCCAGCGGCTTCTGGTCGACCCCGATGACGATTCTTTCTGCCGCACCGAGCGGGCCATCGTGCACCGGACGCGCCTGCGGCATCGTGCCGGGCACGTGGTCAAAGCCGACATTCACATCGCGGGGGCAAAGGACTCGGACGAACGACTGGTCCTCGCCCTGCCGCCCGAAGGGCCGGGCAGCTGCCACCAGGACCGGGACATTGCCAGGGCCCTCCTCGCCCAGGACTCCATCGGTGTCGCGCAGTTCGATATGGACATGGGGCTCGTACGGACGAACGCGGCCATGGACGCGCTGCGGCCCCGGAACGCGGAGGACAACTGGCTGTGCCGTCTCGTCGCGCGCGACGGCGGCGGTGAGGCCCGCGCCGACTTCGGACACGTAGCGGCCACAGGGGCCTCCGTCGCGGCCCGCATCTACGGGCTCGGCACCGACGCCGCTGCGTCTTCGGCACTGTCGCTGTCCTGCTTCCGGATCGATCAAGCCCTGGGCGTACCGGTCGGCATCATGGTCGAGGCGACAAGGGTTCCGGAGACCGGTCCGACCCGCCTCGGCGACGCTTACCGGAATGCCTTCGACATCGGCCAGTCGCTCGATGTCGTCCAGGTGGCACAGGACCTCACCACGGTGCTGGTACCGGCCATGGGCGACTACGCGGCAGTCGATTACCCGGACGACGTGTTGCAGGCCCGCGACCCGGCGTACGGATACCACGGTCAGGAGGCGGCCGCTCCGCGCCGCGTGGCGGTGAAGTCCGAGCACGGCGCGTGGCCGGCCCAGCTGGTTCAGGTCGGCGAGGCGGTTCCGCGCGTCAAGGAGTCCCCGGAGATCGCAGCCAAGGTCGTCGGCGACGTGCTTGTCGCGGACGCCGCACTCGCGCGGCGGATCCTCGGCAACGACCCCGTACTGCTGCTGAAGTTCATGCCAGAGGGCATGCACCACTCCCTCGGCTGCCCGCTCTATCGCGGCGGCCGGTTCTTCGGCTACGCACAGGTGTATCGCTGCGGCACCTCGGCACCGTTCGACGACACGGACATCAAGCTGATGCACGACCTGTGTGCCAGGACCGCGACGGCCATCGACCATGCCTTCCGTTTCACTCGCGAGCATCAGACGGCGGTCGTCCTCCAGCACAGTCTCCTGCCCCCGTCGGCGACGCACAGCGTGGCCGCCGAGACGTCAGGCATCTACGTGCCCGCCGGCGGAGCCGTGAGCGTGGGAGGAGACTGGTACGACGCCGTCAACCTCTCCTCGCTGCGGATCGGGCTCGTGGTCGGCGACGTCGTGGGACACGGTCTCGAGGCCGCCGCCACGATGGCCCGCCTCCGCACAGCGGTCCAGACGCTCGCCGACCTGGACCTGCCGCCCGACGAACTGCTCACCCGCCTCGACGATCTGGTGCGGCGGATGCAGCTGGAGGCGGACGAGCCCGACACCGTGGGCGGTTCCTGTCTGTTCGCCGTGTACGACCCGGTCGACCGAACGTGTCGGATGGCCTCCGCCGGTCACCCACCGCCGGCTCTGGTGACACCCGACGGCGACGTCGGCTTCATACCCGCCGCACCGGGGCCGATCCTCGGCGTCGGCGACAACCCCTTCGAGGTCACGACGGTGACGCTGCCTCCGGGAAGCACCCTCGTGTGTTACAGCGACGGGCTGCTCGGGCGGGACGTCGTGCAGGGATCGGAGCATCTGAAGTCGGTTCTGGCCGAACAGTGCACTGCGGACCGTCCTCTGAAGGCCGTGGGAGAGGCCATACTGGCCCGCACTCCCCACGCGGAACACCCGACCGACGACATCACCGTCCTGATCGCCCGCACCCACGCCGTGGCGGACGAATCCACAGCGATGTGGGAGTACCCCGCCGACCCCGCTGCCGTCCAGCACGCCCGCGCCCATGTCAACGCCCAACTGGAGGCATGGGGACTGCACGAGTTGCTGTTCAGCACCGAGTTGATCGTGAGCGAGCTCGTCACCAATGCCATCCGGTATGCCGGCCGGCCTGTCACGCTGCGCCTGATCCGCGACCACGTGCTCTTCTGTGAGGTTTCGGACCCGAGCAGTACTCAGCCCCGGCTGCGCCGTGCTCTTGCCACCGATGAGGGTGGCCGCGGGCTCTTCCTCGTCGCCCAGCTGACGACACGCTGGGGCAGCCGGTACACGGACCGGGGTAAAACCATCTGGACGGAGCAGAAACTGACGCCCCGGTGAACGCAATTTCGCGGTCGCCCGCTCACAGGGGGATCAGAAGAGGCCCCCTCCGCGGCTGCGTCGCGGTGGACGCCCCGACGCCGCCGACCAGGAGCGCCACCGCGCCCAGCCCCAGGAGGATGGCGTCGAAGGCTTCTTTGACGGCCAGTTGTGCGGCCGGGGCGTCGGACGGGCGGAGACCGACACTTCGTTGGGGGTCGCCGGGTTGACGGTGGGGGCCAGCGAGTCTCGGACCGCTTCGGCCTCGGACTCGACGGTCCGGGTGCAGACGGTGGTCGGGCACCTGAGCTTTACCGTCGGCGTGGACCTCAGTTCCGACCACACAAGTCGGTGGTCAGAACTGAGTGAACGTCACCCATGTTCGACCCCGGGATCACGAGGGGCTCGAACGGGTGGACTCCATCGCTCTCTGGGGGCGGTCACGCCGGGACCCGAACAGCCGGTCCGATATCTGGCCGTTGACGAGGGCGCCCGCTGCCATGCCCACCGGAAGGGCGACCGAGATCCTCAGGGGGCTGATGCTGCTGCCCCCGTCCTCCCAGTTGTCGCCGAGGAAGTAGAGGGGAACCCAGATCAACAGGCCGTAACGGGCCATGTTCTGAAAGCCGATGGCGATACCGGTCGACCAGATCCTCGGGTTGCGCAGCACTGCCGCGTACCGCTGGAAGGACGTCTCACCCGCCGACGCGCCGGCTTCCTCCGCGGCCTCGTCCGCCTCGATGGCGTCGGCCGACCCGGCCGGCGGGGTGACACCGGCCTGAGCGGGACTGTCCCTGGCGATGACGTAGAAGGTGACACCGCCCACCAGCATCAGGAGCACCGGCATCCGAAGATCCACTGCCAGTCGAGGTCGAGCGTGTCCACGACGATCGTGGAGGTGACGAAGGCCAGGACGGATGCCATCCCGGCGGCGAAGGTGTAGAAGCCTCTTGCCCCGCTCGTGCGGGGCCCACCAGTTGGAGATGACCCGCCCGCCGGCCGAGGTCCTCCTCGATGCCGGGAACGACGAAGCCGAAGGTCTGCCTGCCGGTGCAGAAGAAGAAGTAGCAGAACATGGCGGACAGCAGCATGCGCCACTTGAGCCGGGTGTACGCGTGCTCCTGCAGGGGGTCGGGAGTGCGGCTCCCGGCCATCACGTTCTCGGCGTTCGACATGGTTTCTCAACCAGTCCGGGGAAAGTGCCGCGTGTCCGGCCGCGGGGGAAGGGGCCGGTGTGTGAGGCGGTGGTGGCCGCCGGGGCGTGGCCGACCTCGCGGGGCAGGTCCGGAGCGGCCGGATCCCCGGAGGTGACCTCGTCTCATCAGGTGGTCCGGGCCGACGCGTTCTCCTGCTCGGCGACCAGCGTGGTGGCGACCCAGAGGGCGTCGTAGTTGTGGATGCGGGCGGGAGCGCCGAACGGCTTGTCCAGCAGCTCCGGCCGCGCCGGCCGCCGGTTGATCAGGAACGGGATCCGCAGCTCGCCCAGAGCCCCGTGGGATCGCAGCGGCGCGTCGAGCCCGCTGAGGTCGTGCCAGGCAGCGAACCGGCCGAGCGCGGTGCAGGCCTCCGCGAGGACCACGATGTCGCCGATGCGGTCGGCGGGCAGGGCGTAGCGCTCGGCGGCCTCCTCACGACCGTGCACCTCCTGCACTCCCTCGATGGCCCGCAGCGCCTCGACGGTGGAGGTGCGAACGGCTCCCGGCGGCAGGTACACGCTCGCGAAGGAGCCGAGCGCACCGTGGTGCACGGTGTAGGGGTCGGTGATCGGGAGGATGACCCGCAGGCCCTCCGCCTCGGCGTCCTCGGTGATTCCGAGAATCCTGCGGACCTCCTCCTCGACGTAGATCACCCGGGCCACGCCTGTACCGTCCGTCTTGGCGCTCATGCCGTGATCGGCTGTCAGGACGACGGTCGCGCCGAGTTCGGCCAGTCGGCCGGCGTAGTGGTCGATCTTCTCGTACAGGTCATTGGCCGCTTCGGTGCCGGGCGCGTGCTTGTGCTGGATGTAGTCCGTGAGCGAGAGGTACATGAGGTCGGCGCCGCGGGTCTCCATGATCCTGACGCCCGCGGCGAGTGCGAATTCGCTGAGGTCTGCGGAGTAGACGCTCGGCAGCGGCCTTCCGACGAACTCCAGTACGTCACCCATGCCGTTGTCCTCGACGGTGGCGCGGTCGGCCTTCTCCGCCGAAAAGCAGATGCCGCGTCGGGACGGTGCGACGAACTCGCCGGAGCCGTCGAGCGAGAGCCCCTCCTCGACGAGCCCGGCGCCGAGCAGCCTGCGGAGCTTGTCCTTGGCGGTCACGACGACCACGTCGAGGCCGGCCTCGTTCGCCGCCCCGAAGACGGTGGGGACGCGCAGGAACCGCTTGTCGTTCATCAGCACCTCCTCACCGAGCTCGGTGTCGAAGATGTAATTGCCGCTGATCCCGTGCACGGCCGGCGGGTGGCCGGTGGCGATGGACACGTTGTTCGGATTGGTCAGGGCCGGCA
Protein-coding regions in this window:
- a CDS encoding ATP-binding SpoIIE family protein phosphatase — translated: MSVSPLDSIAAALLDAEGGISWWSRAAHELLGWTGQEVARHPAQRLLVDPDDDSFCRTERAIVHRTRLRHRAGHVVKADIHIAGAKDSDERLVLALPPEGPGSCHQDRDIARALLAQDSIGVAQFDMDMGLVRTNAAMDALRPRNAEDNWLCRLVARDGGGEARADFGHVAATGASVAARIYGLGTDAAASSALSLSCFRIDQALGVPVGIMVEATRVPETGPTRLGDAYRNAFDIGQSLDVVQVAQDLTTVLVPAMGDYAAVDYPDDVLQARDPAYGYHGQEAAAPRRVAVKSEHGAWPAQLVQVGEAVPRVKESPEIAAKVVGDVLVADAALARRILGNDPVLLLKFMPEGMHHSLGCPLYRGGRFFGYAQVYRCGTSAPFDDTDIKLMHDLCARTATAIDHAFRFTREHQTAVVLQHSLLPPSATHSVAAETSGIYVPAGGAVSVGGDWYDAVNLSSLRIGLVVGDVVGHGLEAAATMARLRTAVQTLADLDLPPDELLTRLDDLVRRMQLEADEPDTVGGSCLFAVYDPVDRTCRMASAGHPPPALVTPDGDVGFIPAAPGPILGVGDNPFEVTTVTLPPGSTLVCYSDGLLGRDVVQGSEHLKSVLAEQCTADRPLKAVGEAILARTPHAEHPTDDITVLIARTHAVADESTAMWEYPADPAAVQHARAHVNAQLEAWGLHELLFSTELIVSELVTNAIRYAGRPVTLRLIRDHVLFCEVSDPSSTQPRLRRALATDEGGRGLFLVAQLTTRWGSRYTDRGKTIWTEQKLTPR
- the phnA gene encoding phosphonoacetate hydrolase yields the protein MTSGTFSVNGRTYSMPRGPVVVICIDGSEPDYHIEAMAAGRMPWLSKVLEGEGTSWPAHCAMPALTNPNNVSIATGHPPAVHGISGNYIFDTELGEEVLMNDKRFLRVPTVFGAANEAGLDVVVVTAKDKLRRLLGAGLVEEGLSLDGSGEFVAPSRRGICFSAEKADRATVEDNGMGDVLEFVGRPLPSVYSADLSEFALAAGVRIMETRGADLMYLSLTDYIQHKHAPGTEAANDLYEKIDHYAGRLAELGATVVLTADHGMSAKTDGTGVARVIYVEEEVRRILGITEDAEAEGLRVILPITDPYTVHHGALGSFASVYLPPGAVRTSTVEALRAIEGVQEVHGREEAAERYALPADRIGDIVVLAEACTALGRFAAWHDLSGLDAPLRSHGALGELRIPFLINRRPARPELLDKPFGAPARIHNYDALWVATTLVAEQENASARTT